DNA from Hypanus sabinus isolate sHypSab1 chromosome 31, sHypSab1.hap1, whole genome shotgun sequence:
aagatagagaggtccgttgaagtctgatggtactatttttaacagtatttattgataaaaatacacaaaaataatatcaatgcaaacatacagataatatacgttgtcaatactaaatctaaaagtgcgggtataataataatctataagaaatagctctattgttgtctgggggataatgtattgtgcgatggaaatataaaagtcactgaagttcattcaagctgcagcttttggttggagagagagacggattaaaacttgcccattccttttatgatgtcgatccttcgagagtcgttggggctgatttctcctttgttgttagctaaagccgttcctctgtggcaaggcccaccaattccgaggcaaatggaaaaggacgcacgtggctttccaccggctttcgctattacgctgttacaggatttctagcgtttcttctggtgcgtctgaggggctgttcccacagaccctcttttatccccactcgcgggggtctcagatgtcaatcagggtggagggatgcctcccctcaaccagcccacttttggTCATTCCCAGAGGGTTTTGAATAAATATTgtgtactcaatacacaattccgtctccaagagacaatggccgtttcctgtAGCTTTGTATCACCGAGGGGccaagacattccaaacgtctctctctcatttcctgggtctcctgacctgaattaatagcgatcttgtgattctcaaaaaggagggggcgcaGGCGTAACAacagcctaggtagttctaaggtagggacacgttcagcacagctttgtggtccaaagggcctgtattgtgctgtagggtttctatgagTTACTCAAATAGTAACTCCAAATAGGAGGAAAAATAAGTAAATACGGAAGAAATAACAGATACAGAAACCTGCAGATTCTGTACACTGAAGCAAAAGCAGAAAACAAAAATCCCCAGATCTGGTAGTTCATCAACCTTCCCAGCAAAACGTTTTAAACTGTAACAAAGCAAGGAGTAATTGCAAACTTCCAAAAGTTTCGACTGAGTTGTGAAGGCGGTGAGGATTCTGCAAAGGGGTAGATACCGGTGATGTGATCGAACACAGGTCTGGCAGCTGGGAGATTGTGGGGGAGGGAGGTTGTGAACTTGTACATTTTGGCAGCAAAAATATATAATACAGAACATTTTCTAAATGTTCAGAGAGAACAGGACCTGGCAGTTCAGAGGGAGCTTGGGTCCTGGTGCTCCAGATGGAATTTGGAATGCGAACAGGGGGTATCTGAAGAacggttttggcctgaaacgttaactctgtttctctgacCACGGgcagtgcctgacctgctgcgtgttTCCAGCTGTCTCTATTTTCCTGGAAACTCAGAgttcggactttattccctggagcgtcggagaatgaggggagacttgatagaggtatatgatgggtataaatagagtgaatgcaagcagactttttaaactgaggctaggggagaaaaaatacagaggacatgggttaagggtgaaggagcaaaagtttaaagtgatcatggggggggggcttcttcacacagagagtggtgggagtgtggaatgagctgccagatgaagtggaaaatgcgggctcacttttaacagtgAATGCGgctgaaaaacttggacaggtacatggatgagaggtgtatggagggatatgggccaggtgcatgtcagtgggactaggcagaagaatggttcagcacagccaagaagggccagaaggcctgtttctgcgcggtaatgttctatggttcccgTCCTCGCAATTGTCCCCTGGTTCAGAATTTCATCATTTAATTTTCGGAGAATTGAACAGAAATTTAAAGAGATTATGTGCCAGTTCTACAACGAGTTATGTGTTAACGTTACAGACTGGCCTTCGATATTGAAGCTGTGTATCTGAAGGTTTTTCCGAGCGctttgtttctgttctgttgcgGATAAACCGTTGGAAATTGGCGGGTGTGGTAAAGTGAAGGTGGAGCTGGACGATGAGAGGCCGCTCTCGGCTCTGtccgtcactctgactctgtctcctcccctccccgcctCTGTCTCTCTGCGCGTTTCTCGGGCAGGTCGGGGCGCTGTGTATAAAAGGAGACATCAGCAGTCGGTTTGTCACTGAGCAGCGACCTGAGtgaagcagcagcagcagcatgtctggcagagggaaaggaggcaAAGGACTGGGCAAAGGCGGAGCCAAGCGGCACCGTAAAGTGCTCCGTGATAACATCCAGGGCATCACCAAACCGGCCATCCGCCGTCTGGCTCGCCGTGGCGGCGTCAAGCGGATCTCGGGTCTGATCTACGAGGAGACCCGCGGggtgctgaaggttttcctggAGAATGTGATCCGGGATGCGGTCACCTACACTGAACACGCCAAGCGCAAGACGGTCACTGCCATGGATGTGGTGTACGCTCTGAAACGCCAGGGCCGCACTCTCTATGGCTTC
Protein-coding regions in this window:
- the LOC132383923 gene encoding histone H4; amino-acid sequence: MSGRGKGGKGLGKGGAKRHRKVLRDNIQGITKPAIRRLARRGGVKRISGLIYEETRGVLKVFLENVIRDAVTYTEHAKRKTVTAMDVVYALKRQGRTLYGFGG